The following is a genomic window from Chryseobacterium ginsenosidimutans.
AAATATTGACAGTTTTATGATAACTGAGTATATAAATCAGTTATAAAACTTATTTCGAATCCTTCTTTTCAGATGTTTATTATAATAAATGTAGAAAAGAAGGATTTTCTACATTTTAACTTTAAATAAATATTTAATATAAGCGTAATTTTGCAGGATAAATTGAAAAAGCATAAATGTTCGAATTCAAAACCATAGAAAAACCCATAGAAAACACTCTACTAAAAGAAAAAGGAAGCAAGTTTATCGGATTTGCCTTCCCTGTTAATAATGAAGAAGAGCTCAAAAATGCTTTGGAAAAAGTAAAAAATGAGCATCCGAAGGCAACACATCACTGTTATGCTTTCAGAATGGGTTTAAATGGTGAAAATTATCGTGCTAATGATGATGGAGAACCTTCAGGAAGTGCCGGTTTACCGATTTACAATCAACTTTTAGCCAACGAGATTACGAATGTTCTGGTTATCTCTGTCCGTTATTACGGCGGAACGAAGCTTGGGGTTTCAGGTTTGGTAAAAGCATATAAAGAATGTGCAAAAATTACTTTAGAAGAAGCTAATATCATTACAAAAGAGCTGGAAACAACGATTGAAATCACATTCAATTTTAATCAGCAAAACACGATTTTTACCTTGCTTTCAAAATATGATGCAAAAGTGCTCAGTTTTGATTCTCAGGAAAAAGCATCAATTTTAGCCAAAATAAAATTAAAACGTAAGGATGAAATTTTGGAATCGCTGTCAAACTTACAATTTGTGGAATATAAAGTATAAGTTCAGAAGATTTATAGTTCTACACTTTTACGCGTTTCAAGATTATAAAGTATTATTTTCAGATGATGTTTTGAATATTTTTGTTTCATATAAACGCCAATTTTCCTGTAAATTTCAATTTCAGGAATCGGTGCAGATTTAATCTCTTTCAATGCCCAGTTTTGTAAATTGATACAGAGCTTTCCTTCACAAAGAATATTACTTTTATTTTCAAAAAAAGGCTTCAGCTCTTTTTCATTTCCATAAACACAGATATACATCTGATCCCCTTTCCCTGAATATAAATTGAACGAAAAATACTGATACCAGCTTCCGAAAAGACTGAAAACAGGCATCACAAACCAAAGTACAATCCAATATAGATTAGAAAGAAGAATATTTTTATTTACAGTCTCGATTGGTTTTAAGTAAATAATCATTACAATAAAAATCATTGCTACATTCCATGGCCAAATCACAGAATTGTATTTCAAACCAAATGGCCCTATGAAAATTAAAATTCCCAAATGCATGGAAATCAAGACATAACTTATTTTCTTTTTTGATTTTGAAATAAGAAGTGATATTGCTAAAATAACCTCTATAACAGGAAGGAGTAAACCTGCAAAAAACAGTTTATACTTTAGAATAAAATCCATTGAAAATCCAAAAAAGTCAACAAGTATCATATTCAACCATACTATGGAAAGAAAATCACGACTAAATTTATGCAAACCACTGAAAAGATAGATTGATACTAAAAATATATGGCTTACTACTAAAGTATTCTTTGGCTTGTAAAAATTAATGATAACAATCAAAAGAAAGCATAGATACATATATTCCCAAGGCTGCCATCTTACAATATCCAATGAGCAGCTTAAAACTTCAGAAAAAAACAAAGCAATAAGCAACCATCTATTCGTTTTGAAACATAATACTGCCAATAAAGCCAAAAGAGAAAACCCGAATAAAAACAGATGCACAAATCCAGAAACATTTTTTAAGAAATCTAATGGCGGAATTACGGGATAAACTCTTGCTGCAATCCAAGTTTTATAACTCCATATTTTTGTGAGAAGCCAAAAAAAAGCAATCACTTTTATTAAATAATTGATTTGCTTTTCCGATATATCTTTTTCCAGCATTGATGTTTTATAATGATTATCAAAAATATCAATTTAAATGAATTATACAAAATACCTATAATAAAAAGCATCCCAGAAAAAATTTCCGAGATGCAGTATATTTCTTTTAATTTCAAGATTAATTTCGCCTTCCTCCTAATAATAAAGATGCCCAATACAGTAGTTGCGCAAGAGATCCGATAGCTGCAACAACGTAGGTTCTTGCCGCCCATTTCAAACTATCCTGAACTCCCACGAACTCTTCAGCAGTCACAGTTCCTGTATCTTTTAACCATTTCATAGCTCTATTACTTGCATCATATTCCACAGGAAGCGTTATAAATGCAAAAAGAGTTGTAAATGCAAACATCAACACTCCAATTGCCAAAACTATAGTATTTCCATTAGGATCTTCTATTGTTCTGGTTGCTGCCATGATAACGATCCCGGCAATAAGCACAAACTGCATTAAATTAGAACTTATATTTACAACAGGCACTAATTTTGATCTAAGCTCAAGCATTGAATATCCTACAGCATGTTGTACTGCATGCCCACATTCATGAGCGGCAACAGCCGCCGCAGCAGCATTTCTCTGCATATAAACAGCTTCCGAAAGATTAACAGTTTTATTCGCAGGATTATAATGATCCGTTAATTGTCCTGGGACAGAAATTACCTGAACATCATTAATCCCATTATCTCTTAACATTTTTTCGGCAATTTCTTTTCCAGAAAGCCCATTTTTAAGGTGTACATTGGAGTAATATTCAAATTTAGACTTCAATTTCCATGAGATGTACCAACTCACGGCCATTGATATTATGATAATTATATAATAACCACCCATTTTCTATTTTTAGTTTATAAAGAATTTACTGTTTAGGGTGTAAAAACTGTGCCAAAGTATTGCATTTTATTATTTATATTTGCTTCAAATTACCTCACCAAGCTATGTCTAAAGTTTCAGTTATTGAAGTAAAAAACAAAAACGAATTAAAACAATTTGTAAGGTTTCCGATGGATCTCTATAAAAACAATCCTTATTATGTTCCTTCTTTTATTAAAGATGAATATAAAATTTGGGACTCAAAAGAAAATCCTGCCTTAAACTATTCTGAATCTAAGCAGTTTCTTGCCTTAAAAGACAATAAAGTAGTCGGAAGAATTGCCTTAATTATCAACCATAAGGAAGAGAAGGAACTGGGCATCAAAAAAGTACGTTTCGGGTGGATTGATTTCATTGATGACAGAGAAGTTTCTTCAGCATTAATTCAAAAAGCAATTGATTATGCCAAGGAAAATAATATTGATAGAATTGAGGGACCAATGGGATTCACGAATCTCGACAAAGCAGGAATGCTTACAATGGGCTTTGACAAATTGGCAACAATGATCGGAATATACAATCATGAATATTATCCTCAGCATCTTGAAGCTCTTGGTTTAACAAAAGAAAAAGAATGGGTAGAGTTTGAAATGAATTTCCCAAAAATCCTTCCGGAAAGAGTAGAAAAATTCAGCGGGCTGATTGCTCAAAAATACAAGCTTAAGGTTCTTCCTTTTAAATCAAAAGAAGAAATTTTACCTTATGTCGAGCCCATGTTTAAACTGCTGGACGAGACTTATAAGACTCTTTCTACTTATACTCCGATTTCCGAAGAGCAAATACAGACATACAGAGAAAAATATTTCCCTTTTATAGACAAAAACTACGTAATCTGCGTAGTTGATGAAAATAATGAACTGGTATCTTTTGCCATTACAATGCCTTCCTATTCAAAGGCTTTACAAAAATCAAAAGGAAAATTATTCCCATTCGGATGGTGGCATTTTCTACAGGCAGGCAAGAAAAACGACCGTGCCAATTTTTATCTTATCGGAATCCATCCCGAATACCAGAGACGTGGCGTAACGGCAATTATTTTTAAAGAAATTTTTGTCCGCTTTACAAGCATGGGAATCAATTTTGCCGAAACCAATCCCGAATTAGAGGAAAACAAAAGTGTACAGGTTCTTTGGCAGGATTATAATCCGGTGAATCACAAAAGAAGAAGGACATACTCGTTAGAAATTAAATAATTTTGTCTAAAAAATTGGACTTATCTGTAAGTTTTACCTTATGAAACCACATCTTATTGTTTTTGGAATTTTAATCGCTGGATTTATTTTTTATAATCTGTTCTTCAAAATTAGTGATGACAGAACGAATACGATTATTAACATACTGTATGCAAGCATCCTTTTTGCTTATATTTCGTTCATGGCATTTTCTCTGATCAGAAAAATGAAGAAATAGCCGTTATTTTTATTGATTCTAAATTGTTGTTTTTACCCATTTTAATTCCACTTTTAAGCTTATTAATTTCATGCTTTCTTGTTTATTCGCTAAATTTGCAAATTGAGATAATAATGCAAAAATGAATTTACCTGAAAGTTATATTCCAATCCTATTACAAGCAGGTGTTGCGATAGCATTCGTAGCGGTTTCTTTGCTTGGAGCGCATTTTTTAGGTCCGAAACAGAAAAAAGGAGATTCTGTGAAAAACCAAAGCTGGGAATGTGGAGTCCCGGTAGAAGGAAATGCAAGAACACCGTTTTCAATTAAATACTTTTTGACAGCGGTACTATTCGTACTATTCGATATTGAAATCGTATTTTTTTATCCTTACGCTGTCAATTTCAGAGAATTCGGAATGGAAGGATTCTTGGCAGTACTCATGTTCGTGGCGATTTTCTTCATGGCATTTTTCTATGTCTGGAAACGTGGTGCACTAGACTGGGATAAATAGAATAGAAATTTTAAATGACGATTTTAGATAAAACAATCTGCGTTAAAACTAACATTAACAGTGATTTGTAATCTAAATTAAAATCTTAAATTAATCAAATGTCAGATAACAAACCAATAATAAGAACAGATGCACCTGCTCCGGAAGGATTTGAAGGAGAAGGGTTTTTCGCAACGAAACTGAGCAGTGTAATCGGTATGGCTAGAAAGTTTTCTCTTTGGCCGCTGCCTTTTGCCACCTCTTGTTGTGGTATCGAGTTTATGGCTACCCTGAACCCGACTTATGACGCTTCTAGATTTGGTATGGAAAGAAACTCTTTCTCACCAAGACAAGCAGATATGTTGATGGTTTGCGGAACTATATCTAAGAAATTAGGACCTGTCCTAAAAGAAGTTTACACTCAGATGGCAGAGCCGAAATGGGTGGTTGCTGTTGGAGCCTGTGCTTCCAGCGGTGGTATTTTTGATACTTATTCTGTATTGCAGGGAATTGATAAAATTATACCTGTTGATGTTTATGTTCCTGGATGCCCTCCAAGACCTGAGCAGATTATCGAAGGTGTAATGCAGGTTCAGGCTTTAGCAGAAAGCGAAAGCATCAGAAGAAGAGATATGCCTGAATACCAAAAACTGTTAGATTCTTACAATATTAGCAACTAAACGGAAATGACGAACGAATTTGTATTAGAAGCAATCACAAGAGAATTTCCGGAATCTGTAATTTCCAGTTCAGAGCCTTACGGAATGCTGACTGTTGAAGTAAAGAAAGATGATATTAAGAAGATCATTCATTATTTGAAAGATTCATCGTTAGAATTTAATTTCCTTACAGATATTTGTGGAATCCATTACCCTGAATTTCCAGAAAAAGAAATAGGCGTTGTTTATCATTTACATAATATGATGGCAAATTTCAGATTGCGTCTAAAAATCTTTATGTCCAGAGAAAATATCGAAGTTGATTCTCTTGTTGATCTATATGCAGGAGCCAATTGGATGGAAAGAGAAACTTTTGATTTCTATGGAATTAAATTTAAAGGACATCCTGATCTTAGAGCTATTTTAAATATGGAAGATCTTGGATACCATCCTATGCTGAAGGAATATCGTCTTGAAGATGGGACAAGAACAGATAAGGACGATGCAATGTTCGGAAGATAAAAATATAAATGATTAATGATGATTGATTAATGATCAATTATCGCTTATCAATATCAATTATATATTATGAAAGATAACTCATTATCTAATATACTAAACCAATACGAAAGTAAGGAACAGATTGACGGTCAGTTATACACCCTCAATTTAGGACCAACCCACCCTGCTACGCACGGGATTTTCCAGAATATCTTAACGATGGACGGAGAAAGAATCCTTCACGCAGAGCAGACTGTAGGGTACATCCACAGAGCATTTGAAAAGATTTCTGAAAGAAGAAATTACTCTCAGATTACTACTCTTACGGATCGTATGAATTACTGCTCTGCGCCTATCAACAATTTAGGTTGGCACATGACAGTTGAGAAGCTAATTGGAGTTAAAGTTCCTAAGCGTGTAGATTATATGCGTGTAATTTTAATGGAATTGGCAAGAATCGGTGACCACCTTATTTGTAACGGGGTAACCGGTATGGATGCAGGAGCGATTACAGGTCTTACTTATATGTTTATCGAAAGAGAACGTATTTATGATATGTATGAGCAGATTTGCGGAGCAAGAATGACAACAAATATGGGAAGAATCGGAGGTTTTGAAAGAGATTTCACACCAAAGTTTCATGAGTTATTACAGGATTTCCTGAAAACTTTCCCGGCAAGATTCAAAGAATTCGGTACTCTATTAGAAAGAAACAGAATTTTTATGGACAGAACCATCGGAGCAGGAGCAATTTCTGCGGAAAGAGCATTAAGCTATGGTTTTACAGGTCCCAATCTACGTGCAACAGGGGTAGATTATGATGTGAGAGTTGCACAGCCCTACTCTTCTTATGAAGATTTCGACTTTATTATTCCCGTAGGGACTTCAGGTGATACTTACGACCGTTTCATGGTTCGTCAGCAGGAAATCTGGGAATCACTTAAAATTATCAATCAAGCATATGACAATCTTCCTGAAGGGCCATTCCATGCGGATGTTCCGGATTTTTATCTTCCTGAAAAGGCTGATGTTTATCAAAAAATGGAAGCATTGATTTACCATTTCAAAATCGTAATGGGAGAAACTGATGTACCGAAAGGTGAAGTTTACCATCCTGTAGAAGGCGGAAACGGAGAATTAGGATTCTATTTGGTGAGTGATGGCGGAAGAAGCCCTTACAGGCTGCATTTCAGAAGACCATGTTTTATTTACTACCAGGCTTATCCTGAGATGATTACAGGTTCTGTAATTTCTGATGCGATTGTGACGATGTGTAGTATGAATATTATTGCGGGAGAATTAGACGCATAAAAAGAAGATGTCAGACATCATATTTTCAGATGTTGGGCTCTTCGCTTTATATATAAATTTAAAATCTGATGTCTGAATCTGGCATCTGAAATCTTAGATAAAAAATGAGCGAAACAATAGCTTTTAAACCGGAAAGTTTAGCACAGGTACATAAAATTATGGCTAGATATCCTGAAGGTAGACAAAAATCTGCTCTTCTTCCTGTCCTGCATTTGGCACAGAAAGAATTCGGAGGATGGTTAGACGTTCCAGTGATGGATTATGTAGCGGAATTACTGAGTATCAAACCAATTGAAGTATATGAAGTAGCAACTTTCTATACCATGTTCAATATGAAGCCGGTTGGTAAATATGTTTTGGAAGTTTGCAGAACCGGGCCCTGCATGGTTTGCGGAAGCGAAAAAATCCTTGACCATATCAGAACTAAACTGAACATTAAGGACGGACAAACTACTGAAGACGGAATGTTCACATTAAAGCCCGCAGAATGTCTGGGTGCTTGTGGATATGCTCCGATGTTGCAGTTAGGGAAATTCTTTCATGAAAATTTAACGATAGAAAAAGTAGACGAAATCCTTGATCTTTGTAGAGAAGGGCAAATCGCTTTAGATTAATTAAAATATACGATGAGTAAAAAACTTTTACTTAAAGACGCACATATAGAAGGTATTCGCTATTTCGAAACTTACCGCAAACAGGGAGGTTACGGAGCAGCTGAAAAAGCCTTAAAAATGACACCCGACGAAATTTTGGAGGAAGTAAAAGCTTCCGGACTTCGTGGTCGTGGTGGAGCCGGATTCCCGACTGGGATGAAATGGAGCTTTCTGGCAAAACCGGAAGGTGTACCAAGACACTTGGTCGTAAATGCCGATGAATCTGAACCGGGAACATTCAAAGACAGATATCTAATGGAATTTCTTCCTCATTTATTGATTGAAGGAATGCTGATCTCGTCTTACTGTTTAGGTTCAAATGTTTCTTACATCTACATTCGTGGAGAATATTCATGGATTCCTGATATTTTAGAAGAAGCAATTGAAGAAGCTAAAGCAGCAGGATTTTTAGGTAAAAACATCATGGGAACTGGCTTCGATTGTGAAATCTACGTTCAGAGAGGTGGTGGAGCTTATATTTGTGGTGAAGAAACTGCATTGCTCGAATCTCTTGAAGGTAAAAGAGGAAATCCAAGATTAAAACCACCATTTCCAGCTGTAAAAGGACTTTGGGAAAGACCAACGGTTGTAAATAACGTTGAATCTATTGCAGCAATTGTTCCAATCATTGATATTACAGGTGCTGAATACGCTAAAATCGGAGTTGGAAGATCTACAGGTACAAAATTAATTTCTGCTTGTGGAAACATCAATAAACCGGGAGTCTATGAAATTGATATGACGATCACGGTTGAAGAGTTTATTTATTCTGATGAATATTGTGGTGGTATTAAAGACGGAAAAAAATTAAAGGCTTGTATCCCTGGAGGAAGCTCTGTTCCGATCGTTCCGGCAAATTTATTATTGAAAACAGTAAACGGAGAACCAAGATATATGAATTATGAATCCTTAGCTGACGGTGGTTTTGCTACCGGAACAATGATGGGTTCAGGAGGTTTTATCGTTTTGGATGAAGACCAGTGTATCGTAGAACATACCATGACTTTAGCGAGATTTTACAATCACGAAAGTTGCGGACAATGTACTCCTTGCCGTGAAGGAACGGGTTGGATGTACAAAATTTTGAAAAAAATTGAGAAAGGAGAAGGAAAAATGGAAGATATTGATTTGCTGTGGGATATCCAGAGAAAAATCGAAGGAAATACAATTTGTCCGTTAGGAGATGCAGCAGCTTGGCCTGTTGCAGCAGCTATTCGTCACTTTAGAGATGAGTTCGAATGGCACATTAAGAACCCTGAATTGTCTCAGACACAAAATTACGGATTGGCACATTACGCAGATCCAATCCCTGCAGTAGACAATGCTTAGAATGAAAAAATTATTGGCGATAGGCTTAATGATGTCGAGTTTTGCTTTTGGACAAGCTAAAAAAGATACATTAAACAAAGAATATAAGTTAGAGGTAACTCCTTATAAAATTGAAAAGAAAGAGAAACCTTTACCATTAAGCAAAAAAGGTCAGGTATTCGTTTTCTACGGTTGGAACAGAGGTGCTTTCAGTAATTCTGATATTCATTTTACAGGAAACGGTTACGATTTTCAATTGAATAATGTATCTGCAAGAGACAAACCTACAAAGTTCGGAATCGTTTATTTTGATCCGAGCTGGTTTACAGTAACGCAGTATAATTTCAGAATTGGATATTTTATAAAAGATAACTTAGCTATTGTTTTAGGGATAGACCACATGAAATATGTGATGAAACAGAACCAAACGGTTGATTTTTCAGGAACAATTTCAGATCCTAAATATGCAGCAATGGTACAGAACGGCCAGGTAGATTTATCTGATACCAAGTTTCTTACTTTTGAGCATACAGACGGACTTAATTATGAAAATTTAGGTCTTGAGAAATATAAAAATCTTATTCATAAGAAAAATATAGACTTGGTATGGTCTTATGGAGCCGGAATAGGAGCAATGTTTCCGAAAAGTAATATCAAACTTTTTGGTAACGAAAGAAGCGACCGTTTTCACGTTGCAGGTATGGGAACCGATCTTAGATCCAGCTTAAACCTGGTTTTCTGGAAAAACTGGATGATGAGATTAGAAGGAAAAGCCGGATATATTAATATGTGGGATATCAAAACTACATTAAATAATAAACCGGATAAGGCAAGACAGGATTTTGTTTTCGGACAAGTTCTTGCAGGAGTCGGATATACATTTAACACGAAGAAGTATAATTAAAATATAGCTTAACGCCTAAAAGCATAAGCGAATGCATAGAATATGAGCGAAGAGGTTAAAAAATTCAAAATAACTATAGACGGACAAACTACCGAAGTTATGCCTGGAACTTCTATTTTGGAAGCGGCAAGACAGATCGGTGGAAAATCTGTTCCTCCAGCAATGTGCTATTACAGCAAATTGGAAACCAGCGGAGGAAGATGCA
Proteins encoded in this region:
- a CDS encoding IMPACT family protein; this encodes MFEFKTIEKPIENTLLKEKGSKFIGFAFPVNNEEELKNALEKVKNEHPKATHHCYAFRMGLNGENYRANDDGEPSGSAGLPIYNQLLANEITNVLVISVRYYGGTKLGVSGLVKAYKECAKITLEEANIITKELETTIEITFNFNQQNTIFTLLSKYDAKVLSFDSQEKASILAKIKLKRKDEILESLSNLQFVEYKV
- a CDS encoding zinc metallopeptidase, which translates into the protein MGGYYIIIIISMAVSWYISWKLKSKFEYYSNVHLKNGLSGKEIAEKMLRDNGINDVQVISVPGQLTDHYNPANKTVNLSEAVYMQRNAAAAAVAAHECGHAVQHAVGYSMLELRSKLVPVVNISSNLMQFVLIAGIVIMAATRTIEDPNGNTIVLAIGVLMFAFTTLFAFITLPVEYDASNRAMKWLKDTGTVTAEEFVGVQDSLKWAARTYVVAAIGSLAQLLYWASLLLGGRRN
- a CDS encoding GNAT family N-acetyltransferase codes for the protein MSKVSVIEVKNKNELKQFVRFPMDLYKNNPYYVPSFIKDEYKIWDSKENPALNYSESKQFLALKDNKVVGRIALIINHKEEKELGIKKVRFGWIDFIDDREVSSALIQKAIDYAKENNIDRIEGPMGFTNLDKAGMLTMGFDKLATMIGIYNHEYYPQHLEALGLTKEKEWVEFEMNFPKILPERVEKFSGLIAQKYKLKVLPFKSKEEILPYVEPMFKLLDETYKTLSTYTPISEEQIQTYREKYFPFIDKNYVICVVDENNELVSFAITMPSYSKALQKSKGKLFPFGWWHFLQAGKKNDRANFYLIGIHPEYQRRGVTAIIFKEIFVRFTSMGINFAETNPELEENKSVQVLWQDYNPVNHKRRRTYSLEIK
- a CDS encoding NADH-quinone oxidoreductase subunit A, with translation MNLPESYIPILLQAGVAIAFVAVSLLGAHFLGPKQKKGDSVKNQSWECGVPVEGNARTPFSIKYFLTAVLFVLFDIEIVFFYPYAVNFREFGMEGFLAVLMFVAIFFMAFFYVWKRGALDWDK
- a CDS encoding NADH-quinone oxidoreductase subunit B, which translates into the protein MSDNKPIIRTDAPAPEGFEGEGFFATKLSSVIGMARKFSLWPLPFATSCCGIEFMATLNPTYDASRFGMERNSFSPRQADMLMVCGTISKKLGPVLKEVYTQMAEPKWVVAVGACASSGGIFDTYSVLQGIDKIIPVDVYVPGCPPRPEQIIEGVMQVQALAESESIRRRDMPEYQKLLDSYNISN
- a CDS encoding NADH-quinone oxidoreductase subunit C; translation: MTNEFVLEAITREFPESVISSSEPYGMLTVEVKKDDIKKIIHYLKDSSLEFNFLTDICGIHYPEFPEKEIGVVYHLHNMMANFRLRLKIFMSRENIEVDSLVDLYAGANWMERETFDFYGIKFKGHPDLRAILNMEDLGYHPMLKEYRLEDGTRTDKDDAMFGR
- the nuoD gene encoding NADH dehydrogenase (quinone) subunit D, translated to MKDNSLSNILNQYESKEQIDGQLYTLNLGPTHPATHGIFQNILTMDGERILHAEQTVGYIHRAFEKISERRNYSQITTLTDRMNYCSAPINNLGWHMTVEKLIGVKVPKRVDYMRVILMELARIGDHLICNGVTGMDAGAITGLTYMFIERERIYDMYEQICGARMTTNMGRIGGFERDFTPKFHELLQDFLKTFPARFKEFGTLLERNRIFMDRTIGAGAISAERALSYGFTGPNLRATGVDYDVRVAQPYSSYEDFDFIIPVGTSGDTYDRFMVRQQEIWESLKIINQAYDNLPEGPFHADVPDFYLPEKADVYQKMEALIYHFKIVMGETDVPKGEVYHPVEGGNGELGFYLVSDGGRSPYRLHFRRPCFIYYQAYPEMITGSVISDAIVTMCSMNIIAGELDA
- a CDS encoding NADH-quinone oxidoreductase subunit NuoE family protein, with product MSETIAFKPESLAQVHKIMARYPEGRQKSALLPVLHLAQKEFGGWLDVPVMDYVAELLSIKPIEVYEVATFYTMFNMKPVGKYVLEVCRTGPCMVCGSEKILDHIRTKLNIKDGQTTEDGMFTLKPAECLGACGYAPMLQLGKFFHENLTIEKVDEILDLCREGQIALD
- the nuoF gene encoding NADH-quinone oxidoreductase subunit NuoF, whose product is MSKKLLLKDAHIEGIRYFETYRKQGGYGAAEKALKMTPDEILEEVKASGLRGRGGAGFPTGMKWSFLAKPEGVPRHLVVNADESEPGTFKDRYLMEFLPHLLIEGMLISSYCLGSNVSYIYIRGEYSWIPDILEEAIEEAKAAGFLGKNIMGTGFDCEIYVQRGGGAYICGEETALLESLEGKRGNPRLKPPFPAVKGLWERPTVVNNVESIAAIVPIIDITGAEYAKIGVGRSTGTKLISACGNINKPGVYEIDMTITVEEFIYSDEYCGGIKDGKKLKACIPGGSSVPIVPANLLLKTVNGEPRYMNYESLADGGFATGTMMGSGGFIVLDEDQCIVEHTMTLARFYNHESCGQCTPCREGTGWMYKILKKIEKGEGKMEDIDLLWDIQRKIEGNTICPLGDAAAWPVAAAIRHFRDEFEWHIKNPELSQTQNYGLAHYADPIPAVDNA